A window of the Helianthus annuus cultivar XRQ/B chromosome 4, HanXRQr2.0-SUNRISE, whole genome shotgun sequence genome harbors these coding sequences:
- the LOC110877460 gene encoding uncharacterized acetyltransferase At3g50280, with product MVTDGTSLWHFMAAWSEIFRSGGQSVSRPPVFKRWVLDGYDPIINLPYNHQDQFIERFENQTFKERFFSFSSTAISKLKATANSECNTRKISSLQAVIALLWRCITRARCLPHDCEITCSLMFSTRARLNPPLSDGYFGNPVHIVGGKATVGDLLAHGLGWAAFRLHEAVINHDDKAIKEEVESWIKCPVIYKRIHLFGANLVRAASSPRFDMYGCEFGLGKALAVRSGCTNKCDGKITMHPGREGGGSMDVEVCLLPEYMKNIQSDQELMSYLMID from the coding sequence ATGGTGACCGACGGGACCTCTTTATGGCATTTCATGGCTGCTTGGAGTGAAATATTTAGATCCGGAGGACAATCAGTTTCTCGTCCTCCGGTATTCAAGCGATGGGTGCTGGATGGATATGATCCAATAATCAATCTCCCCTACAACCATCAAGATCAGTTTATTGAACGATTTGAAAATCAAACCTTTAAAGAGCGATTCTTCAGTTTCTCCTCAACGGCCATCTCCAAACTCAAAGCAACAGCAAATTCTGAATGCAATACACGAAAGATTTCAAGTTTACAAGCCGTGATCGCGCTTTTATGGAGGTGCATCACCCGTGCGCGATGTCTACCACATGATTGTGAAATCACTTGCTCGTTGATGTTTTCTACACGGGCAAGGTTAAACCCGCCTTTGTCAGATGGTTATTTTGGTAACCCAGTTCACATTGTGGGAGGCAAAGCAACTGTGGGGGATTTGTTGGCTCATGGTCTCGGTTGGGCGGCTTTCCGACTACACGAAGCCGTGATAAACCACGATGATAAAGCAATCAAGGAAGAGGTTGAGTCATGGATAAAATGTCCAGTGATATATAAACGGATTCATCTGTTTGGTGCAAACCTTGTGCGAGCTGCGAGCTCACCGAGATTTGACATGTATGGGTGTGAATTTGGATTGGGTAAAGCGCTTGCGGTTAGAAGTGGGTGCACCAACAAATGCGATGGGAAGATAACAATGCATCCGGGCCGAGAGGGTGGCGGTAGCATGGACGTAGAAGTTTGCCTTTTGCCGGAATATATGAAAAATATTCAATCCGACCAGGAGCTCATGAGTTATCTAATGATAGACTAA
- the LOC110877459 gene encoding uncharacterized acetyltransferase At3g50280, translating to MNSPTVKIISDCFINPKFISEAAKKPFYFSPWDLLMLTTNYIQTGLLFRLPENQDFSITTFLDDLKESLSTTLTHFHPLAARLATVKHENPPFLTVFLNPEYSPGARFIHSAVNLTVNDILTPTDVPLVVQSFFDHHQAVNNDGHELSLLSVKVTKLVDAIFIGCSINHMLVDGTSYWHFINSWSEMFKSKGQNSHLTHISRPPILDRWIPTGSDPIVNLPFSHEDEYINRPNRPMLRERIFHFSSDSLAKLKAKANSECNTTKISSLQSLSALVWRCVTHARRVPADQETDCMMTINNRSRISPPLPENYIGNMVQTVRATTTARELVDHGVGWAALRLHEAVASHSDKRIKEGMDAWVKSPCVVNARVHFDKNSVYMGSSPRFDMYGNEFGLGKALAVLSGYGNKFDGKVTSYPGREGGGSIDLEVCLLPEHMAAFESDEEFSTIFNE from the exons ATGAATTCTCCAACTGTTAAAATCATCTCAGATTGCTTCATCAACCCAAAATTCATATCAGAAGCAGCAAAGAAACCCTTTTACTTCTCACCATGGGATCTCCTCATGCTTACTACTAACTACATTCAAACCGGTCTCCTTTTTCGCTTGCCTGAAAATCAAGATTTCTCTATAACCACCTTCTTGGATGACCTCAAAGAGTCTCTTTCCACAACACTTACTCATTTCCACCCGCTCGCCGCCCGTTTAGCCACGGTAAAACACGAAAACCCGCCTTTTTTAACCGTGTTTTTGAACCCCGAGTATAGCCCCGGAGCTAGATTTATCCATTCGGCTGTTAATCTAACCGTGAATGACATCCTTACGCCTACGGACGTGCCGTTGGTTGTTCAGTCGTTTTTTGATCATCACCAAGCTGTCAATAACGACGGTCATGAACTCTCGTTACTGTCTGTAAAAGTGACAAAACTTGTAGACGCTATCTTTATAGGATGCTCCATCAACCATATGTTAGTTGATGGAACCTCGTACTGGCATTTCATCAACTCCTGGTCAGAAATGTTCAAATCCAAAGGGCAAAACAGTCATTTAACTCACATCTCACGTCCTCCAATCCTTGACAGATGGATCCCTACAGGATCCGACCCGATTGTCAACCTCCCGTTTAGCCATGAAGATGAATACATCAATAGACCAAACCGCCCAATGTTGAGGGAACGAATCTTTCACTTCTCGTCGGATTCGCTCGCTAAACTCAAGGCGAAAGCGAATTCGGAGTGCAATACGACAAAAATTTCCTCTTTACAGTCGCTCTCGGCCCTTGTTTGGAGGTGCGTGACACACGCCCGGCGGGTTCCAGCAGATCAAGAAACGGATTGCATGATGACCATTAACAATAGAAGCAGGATATCCCCACCTTTACCTGAAAATTACATCG GTAATATGGTTCAGACGGTGAGGGCAACAACAACGGCAAGGGAGTTGGTTGATCATGGTGTCGGGTGGGCAGCATTACGGTTGCACGAAGCCGTGGCAAGCCATAGTGATAAAAGAATTAAGGAAGGGATGGATGCGTGGGTGAAGAGCCCGTGTGTCGTAAATGCGAGGGTGCATTTTGACAAAAATAGTGTATATATGGGGAGCTCGCCTAGGTTTGACATGTATGGAAACGAATTTGGATTGGGGAAAGCATTGGCGGTTTTGAGTGGGTATGGTAATAAGTTTGATGGAAAGGTGACGTCGTATCCAGGACGGGAGGGCGGAGGAAGCATTGATTTGGAAGTCTGCTTGTTGCCGGAACACATGGCTGCTTTCGAGTCTGATGAAGAATTCTCGACTATTTTTAATGAATAA